Proteins encoded together in one Micromonospora kangleipakensis window:
- a CDS encoding non-ribosomal peptide synthetase/MFS transporter, which produces MTAGTEAADRNASREALIARRLRRRAAAPTAGIPRRPDGTDPPLSFAQERVWFMEQIAPGEAAYLMAVPLRVRGPLDVDRLRAALDGLTRRHESLRTRFPADADGRPLALVEDAVEVPLRIVEAADENAAQALVDRAAVEPFDLAAGPLLRALLIRVAVDDHVLLLTQHHITSDGWSVDVLLRDLIALYHRSEQLPELPIQYGDFAHWEARTLAGPQVQRHLDYWTGRLAGVPPLELPLEAPRPATQTYHGDFVEFRVDREVVDGLAALAREAGGTLFMALLAAYQVLLARHCGQDDFAIGVSVAGRSAPELENVVGMFINMLPMRAELAGDPTFTELLGRTRPALLDAFEHADVPFARVVQELGVPRDVSRSPVFQAMFVLQNYEMGRFEAASGRADVEFDWTPMELRATRFDIELHLVEVGSGLWGKLVFNTDLFDRSTVERMAARFGTLLRSAVAAPELPVSGLDVLADGERTLVVDAWNATATPFPEHATLHGLVEEQVARTPDAVAVRFDGRSVSYAELNTMANRIAHRLLRAGVGPETLVGVCAERSVELVAGLLGVLKAGGAYLPLDPEYPADRLAFMVSDAAAPVVLLQDRLRGVLPDTDATVLALDHESEWRGESGDDPSPTATAGNVAYVIYTSGSTGRPKGVANAHRGIVNRLDWMQRTYRLGADDAVLQKTPASFDVSVWEFFWPLQTGARLVLAKPGGHKDAGYLRDLLIAERVSIAHFVPSMLTAFLAEDGIEACASLRRVICSGEELPLASAVEFTGRFPDCELYNLYGPTEAAIDVSRWHCRPAELAELTSVPIGGPIANLRLYVLDERLNPVPPGVNGELYIGGVGVARGYHRRPALTAERFVPDPFGPTPGTRLYRTGDLVRWRPLTGSRRPPGSSEASPPGADGTPPPAAGVIEFLGRIDHQVKLRGLRIELGEIESALREQDGVVEAAVVVREDTPGDRRLAAYLVGPASASELKTALKQRLPEYMVPAAFVSLDALPLTSNGKLDRRALPAPVAARESAVELVEPRDPTERTLARIWSEVLGVPALGIDDDFFDLGGHSMLATQVVARIRKAELAGRPVGVMDLFQNRTIRDLAGFIDGPAQDDGPRRLLYELTRPVPPAQRTLTYVCVPYGGGSAIVYQPLADALPDGVAMYSVAIPGHDVGLEEDAVPLDELTGRVAAEVLERISGPLVLYGHCGVGSAIVAEVARKIEAAGRDLEAVYIGAMFPFARPKGVFSAMRTRLEALRSNKHYASWLKGMGVDTDELDPEQADRIISNMRADSRASEEYFTGLLDRRVEKLRAPIVSVVGSADPVTEYYAERYAEWQFLSDTLGLVVLDEAGHFFLKHRADELAEIVTATHPALAVGDTTALEPEARGADAAWALRDWQRLTADADETTHTVRPSMGRFLAVSLGQLVSTTGSALTSFALPIWLYSRTGSVTDLGFLWALALICGVLTLPVAGALVDRVDRRRIMLVASCVSGTLQLILAGLLWSGQLALWEIYALVSLSQVAASFQRIALQSAVPQLVPKRYLGHAMGITQLTNGFALLLMPVIAAGLLAAIELKGILLIDVASYLFAVLTLLCIRFPDSLGWRPREPLTVAIVNGLRYSWNHRGFRPMLGYFALGNVFLAPALVLTTPLVLSFGTVAQVAQVAVAEALGAIAGGTLMAVWGGPRQHRMIGVLIGNFGTAAGCALVGVRPSIVVVTVGLFLMTMAMATAQEIYATIVQVKVPQRYHGRVFALNQTISWSTLPIGFALLAPLGTALFEPMLAPGGALAGSVGAVIGVGPGRGIGFAYLVFGFVLALVTGGGFLTRALRRFDTEVPDSLPDDLIGAQERARRPAAAKVEDREALPPLLPSAS; this is translated from the coding sequence ATGACCGCCGGGACCGAGGCGGCTGACCGCAACGCCAGCCGCGAAGCGCTGATCGCCCGGCGACTGCGGCGCCGCGCGGCCGCACCCACCGCCGGGATTCCCCGCCGACCCGACGGCACCGACCCGCCGCTGTCCTTCGCCCAGGAGCGGGTGTGGTTCATGGAGCAGATCGCTCCGGGCGAGGCGGCGTACCTGATGGCAGTGCCGCTGCGGGTGCGCGGCCCGCTGGACGTCGACCGGCTGCGCGCGGCGCTGGACGGGCTCACCCGGCGGCACGAGTCGCTGCGTACCCGGTTTCCGGCGGACGCCGACGGGCGTCCGCTGGCGCTCGTCGAGGACGCCGTCGAGGTGCCGCTGCGGATCGTCGAGGCGGCCGACGAGAACGCCGCGCAGGCCCTGGTCGACCGGGCCGCGGTGGAACCGTTCGACCTGGCCGCCGGCCCGCTGCTGCGGGCCCTGCTGATACGGGTGGCCGTCGACGACCACGTGCTGCTGCTGACCCAGCACCACATCACCTCCGACGGCTGGTCGGTCGACGTGCTGCTGCGTGACCTGATCGCCCTGTACCACCGGTCGGAGCAGCTGCCCGAGCTGCCGATCCAGTACGGCGACTTTGCGCACTGGGAGGCCCGGACGTTGGCCGGCCCGCAGGTGCAGCGGCACCTCGACTACTGGACCGGGCGGCTGGCCGGAGTGCCTCCGCTGGAGCTGCCGCTCGAAGCCCCCCGCCCGGCCACCCAGACCTACCACGGCGACTTCGTGGAGTTCCGGGTGGACCGGGAGGTGGTCGACGGGTTGGCCGCCCTGGCCCGGGAGGCCGGCGGCACGCTGTTCATGGCGCTGCTGGCCGCGTACCAGGTCCTGCTGGCTCGGCACTGTGGCCAGGACGACTTCGCAATCGGCGTCTCGGTCGCCGGCCGCTCCGCCCCGGAGCTGGAGAACGTGGTGGGCATGTTTATCAACATGCTGCCGATGCGGGCCGAGCTGGCCGGCGACCCGACCTTCACCGAACTGCTCGGTCGCACCCGCCCGGCGCTGCTGGACGCCTTCGAGCACGCCGACGTGCCGTTCGCCCGGGTGGTGCAGGAGCTGGGTGTGCCACGCGACGTCAGCCGCTCGCCGGTGTTCCAGGCGATGTTCGTACTGCAGAACTACGAGATGGGGCGGTTCGAGGCGGCCTCCGGCCGGGCCGACGTGGAGTTCGACTGGACCCCGATGGAGCTGCGGGCCACCCGGTTCGACATCGAACTGCACCTGGTCGAGGTCGGCAGCGGCCTGTGGGGCAAGCTGGTCTTCAACACCGACCTGTTTGACCGGTCCACCGTCGAGCGGATGGCGGCCCGGTTCGGCACGCTGCTGCGGTCCGCCGTCGCCGCGCCGGAGTTGCCGGTCTCCGGGCTGGACGTGCTGGCCGACGGCGAGCGCACGCTGGTGGTCGACGCCTGGAACGCCACCGCCACCCCGTTCCCTGAGCACGCGACGCTGCACGGACTGGTCGAGGAGCAGGTCGCCCGTACGCCGGACGCCGTCGCGGTCCGGTTCGACGGGCGTTCGGTGTCCTACGCCGAGCTGAACACGATGGCCAACCGGATCGCACACCGGTTGCTACGGGCCGGCGTGGGCCCGGAGACTCTGGTCGGGGTGTGTGCGGAGCGGTCGGTCGAGCTGGTCGCGGGGCTGCTCGGGGTGCTCAAGGCCGGCGGCGCCTATCTGCCGTTGGACCCCGAGTACCCGGCCGACCGGCTGGCGTTCATGGTCTCCGACGCTGCCGCGCCGGTGGTGCTGCTCCAGGACCGGCTGCGGGGGGTGCTGCCGGACACCGACGCGACGGTGCTGGCGCTCGACCACGAGTCCGAGTGGCGCGGTGAGTCCGGGGACGACCCGTCGCCCACCGCCACCGCCGGCAACGTCGCCTACGTGATCTACACCTCCGGTTCCACCGGGCGGCCGAAGGGAGTCGCCAACGCGCACCGGGGCATCGTCAACCGGCTGGACTGGATGCAGCGGACGTACCGGCTCGGCGCGGACGACGCGGTGCTGCAGAAGACACCGGCCAGCTTCGACGTGTCGGTGTGGGAGTTCTTCTGGCCGTTGCAGACCGGTGCCCGGCTGGTGTTGGCCAAGCCCGGCGGGCACAAGGACGCCGGCTACCTGCGCGATCTGCTGATCGCCGAGCGGGTGAGCATCGCCCACTTCGTGCCGTCGATGCTGACTGCCTTCCTCGCCGAGGACGGCATCGAGGCGTGTGCCAGCTTGCGCCGGGTGATCTGCAGCGGCGAGGAACTGCCGCTGGCGTCGGCCGTCGAGTTCACCGGTCGGTTTCCGGACTGCGAACTGTACAACCTCTACGGGCCGACCGAGGCGGCGATCGACGTCAGCCGGTGGCACTGCCGGCCGGCGGAGCTGGCGGAGCTGACCAGCGTGCCGATCGGTGGTCCGATCGCCAACCTGCGCCTGTACGTGCTCGACGAACGGCTCAACCCGGTGCCTCCCGGGGTCAACGGTGAGCTGTACATCGGTGGTGTCGGTGTGGCCCGCGGCTATCATCGGCGGCCCGCATTGACCGCCGAGCGGTTCGTCCCGGACCCGTTCGGCCCGACGCCGGGTACCCGGCTGTACCGGACCGGCGACCTGGTCCGCTGGCGGCCGCTCACCGGCTCGCGGCGGCCTCCCGGCTCGTCGGAGGCATCACCGCCGGGCGCTGACGGGACGCCTCCGCCGGCGGCCGGCGTAATCGAATTCCTCGGCCGGATCGACCACCAGGTCAAGCTGCGTGGCCTGCGGATTGAGCTCGGCGAGATCGAGAGCGCGCTGCGCGAGCAGGACGGCGTGGTCGAGGCCGCGGTCGTGGTCCGCGAGGACACCCCTGGCGACAGGCGGCTGGCCGCCTACCTGGTCGGCCCGGCGTCGGCCAGCGAGCTGAAGACGGCGCTGAAGCAACGGCTGCCGGAGTACATGGTGCCGGCGGCGTTCGTGTCGCTGGACGCGCTGCCGCTGACCTCGAACGGCAAGCTCGACCGCAGGGCGCTGCCCGCCCCGGTGGCGGCCCGCGAGTCGGCCGTGGAACTCGTCGAACCCCGTGACCCGACCGAACGGACGCTGGCCCGGATCTGGTCGGAGGTGCTCGGCGTGCCGGCGCTCGGCATCGACGACGACTTCTTCGACCTGGGCGGGCACTCGATGCTGGCCACCCAGGTCGTCGCGCGGATCCGCAAGGCCGAACTCGCCGGCCGCCCGGTCGGCGTGATGGACCTGTTCCAGAACCGGACGATCCGCGATCTCGCCGGGTTCATCGACGGACCGGCGCAGGACGACGGGCCGCGCCGGCTGCTCTACGAGCTGACCAGGCCGGTCCCGCCGGCCCAGCGGACGCTGACCTACGTCTGCGTGCCGTACGGCGGCGGTAGCGCCATCGTCTATCAGCCGCTGGCCGACGCGCTCCCCGACGGCGTCGCGATGTATTCGGTGGCGATCCCGGGGCACGACGTCGGCCTCGAAGAGGACGCGGTGCCCCTCGACGAGCTGACCGGTCGGGTCGCAGCGGAGGTGCTGGAGCGGATCTCCGGCCCGCTCGTGCTCTACGGGCACTGCGGCGTCGGTAGCGCGATCGTGGCCGAGGTGGCCCGCAAGATCGAGGCGGCCGGCCGGGACCTGGAAGCGGTGTACATCGGCGCGATGTTCCCGTTCGCCCGGCCCAAGGGCGTCTTCTCGGCGATGCGTACCCGGCTGGAGGCGTTGCGGAGCAACAAGCACTACGCGAGCTGGCTGAAGGGCATGGGGGTCGACACCGACGAACTCGACCCCGAGCAGGCCGACCGGATCATCAGCAACATGCGGGCGGACTCGCGGGCCTCCGAGGAGTACTTCACCGGGCTGCTGGACCGTCGGGTGGAGAAGCTCCGGGCGCCGATCGTCTCGGTGGTCGGTTCGGCGGACCCGGTCACCGAGTACTACGCCGAGCGGTACGCGGAGTGGCAGTTCCTCAGCGACACCCTCGGCCTGGTGGTGCTGGACGAGGCCGGGCACTTCTTCCTCAAGCACCGGGCCGACGAACTCGCCGAGATCGTCACCGCGACGCATCCGGCGCTGGCCGTCGGCGACACGACCGCGCTGGAACCCGAGGCGCGGGGGGCGGACGCGGCCTGGGCGCTGCGCGACTGGCAGCGCCTCACCGCGGACGCCGACGAGACCACCCACACCGTCAGACCGAGCATGGGCCGGTTCCTGGCCGTCTCGCTCGGTCAGCTCGTCTCCACCACCGGGTCGGCGTTGACCAGCTTCGCGCTGCCGATCTGGCTCTACAGCCGGACCGGATCCGTCACCGACCTCGGCTTCCTCTGGGCGCTGGCGTTGATCTGCGGGGTGCTCACCCTGCCGGTCGCCGGCGCGCTGGTCGACCGGGTCGACCGGCGGCGGATCATGCTGGTCGCGAGCTGCGTCTCGGGCACCTTGCAGCTGATTCTGGCGGGGCTGCTCTGGTCCGGACAGCTCGCTCTGTGGGAGATCTACGCGCTGGTGTCGCTGAGTCAGGTGGCCGCCTCGTTCCAGCGGATCGCGTTGCAGTCGGCGGTGCCCCAGCTGGTGCCGAAGCGCTATCTCGGCCACGCGATGGGTATCACCCAGCTGACCAACGGGTTCGCGCTGCTGCTGATGCCGGTGATCGCGGCCGGTCTGCTCGCCGCGATCGAGCTCAAGGGCATCCTGCTGATCGACGTGGCGAGCTATCTGTTCGCGGTGCTGACCCTGCTGTGTATCCGCTTCCCCGACTCGTTGGGCTGGCGGCCCAGGGAGCCGCTGACGGTGGCCATCGTCAACGGGCTGCGCTACTCGTGGAACCACCGCGGCTTCCGGCCGATGCTGGGCTACTTCGCGCTCGGGAACGTGTTCCTGGCTCCGGCGCTGGTGCTGACCACCCCACTCGTGCTGTCCTTCGGGACGGTGGCTCAGGTGGCCCAGGTCGCCGTCGCGGAGGCGCTCGGCGCGATCGCGGGCGGCACGTTGATGGCCGTCTGGGGAGGCCCACGGCAGCACCGGATGATCGGGGTGCTGATCGGCAACTTCGGCACCGCCGCGGGCTGTGCGCTGGTGGGCGTCCGCCCCTCGATCGTGGTGGTGACGGTCGGGCTGTTCCTGATGACCATGGCGATGGCCACGGCGCAGGAGATCTACGCCACGATCGTGCAGGTCAAGGTGCCGCAGCGCTATCACGGACGGGTGTTTGCGCTGAACCAGACCATTTCCTGGTCGACCCTGCCGATCGGGTTCGCGCTGCTCGCCCCGTTGGGGACCGCGCTGTTCGAGCCGATGCTCGCCCCCGGCGGCGCGCTCGCCGGCTCGGTCGGCGCGGTCATCGGGGTCGGCCCCGGACGCGGAATCGGGTTCGCGTACCTGGTGTTCGGGTTCGTGCTCGCGCTGGTTACCGGCGGTGGGTTCCTGACCAGGGCGTTGCGCCGGTTCGACACCGAGGTGCCCGATTCGCTGCCCGACGACCTGATCGGCGCTCAAGAGCGGGCGCGGCGGCCGGCCGCAGCGAAGGTCGAGGACCGAGAGGCGCTGCCGCCACTGTTGCCGTCGGCCTCCTGA